From Danaus plexippus chromosome 11, MEX_DaPlex, whole genome shotgun sequence, the proteins below share one genomic window:
- the LOC116765685 gene encoding 27 kDa glycoprotein-like isoform X1 produces MLNYFLLFVCIGTVLAQEPSLDDALASLPPELQGKVDENQINELKNKSVQLFQKKCDENGGLDAFPKAENAFQVFKDCIQDLVNPEVLQKEIKDATPTGQVDEVFKKYCYKKPDFKGCFQNMTETIKPCFSVEEQKNLKTIYNISEQLAEFICFKDGDRIALFISENGPECITEKQEAIEECFNKTLGADLKIHQENFSIDNLPKIQFTDKECGQFADLQKCVVSSLESCEAPTSANIMESLFKFARKATPCKELPENDSTARGQKGEKGFNSANTLTVRSFAMVAILFSLII; encoded by the exons atgttaaattattttcttctatttGTTTGTATTG gTACGGTGTTAGCTCAAGAACCTAGTTTAGATGATGCACTTGCATCCTTACCCCCAGAACTTCAAGGCAAAGTTGATGAGAACCagataaatgaattaaaaaataaatcagtacAACTATTCCAGAAGAAATGTGATGAGAATGGAGGTTTGGATGCTTTTCCAAAGGCAGAG aACGCGTTCCAAGTTTTCAAAGATTGCATCCAAGATCTGGTAAATCCAGAAGTTTTGCAGAAGGAAATCAAAGACGCCACGCCGACAGGTCAAGTCGACGAAGTGTTCAAGAA gtaCTGCTACAAGAAACCAGATTTCAAAGGCTGCTTCCAGAACATGACTGAGACGATAAAGCCTTGTTTCTCAGTTGAAGAACAAAAGAATCTCAAAACTATATACAACATCTCGGAACAATTGGCGGAGTTTATATGTTTCAAGGACGGTGATAGAATCGCAT TGTTCATCTCAGAAAATGGTCCGGAATGTATAACTGAGAAACAGGAAGCGATCGAGGAGTGCTTCAACAAGACGCTAGGCGCTGACTTGAAAATACACCAAGAAAACTTCTCCATAGACAACCTTCCCAAGATACAGTTTACG GACAAAGAGTGCGGCCAATTCGCTGATCTTCAAAAGTGCGTGGTGTCGTCCTTGGAGTCGTGTGAGGCGCCAACGTCTGCCAACATCATGGAATCGCTGTTCAAGTTCGCTAGAAAAGCAACCCCATGCAAGGAATTACCG GAAAACGACAGCACGGCTAGAGGTCAAAAAGga GAAAAGGGCTTCAATTCAGCGAACACGTTAACTGTGAGATCCTTTGCCATGGTTGCAATACTATTCTCTTTAATCATATAA
- the LOC116765629 gene encoding protein FAM13A isoform X2, which produces MVLLEIHQCRERHEREKEREDMAAPECEREARKRRERRDSGCAHERKERRPHSEERTPPPPPPPPLHDHNRLESERRAERLSRARRPQLGGKRRRGPARLPRQPKENDYHDHGHEDIRIATPPFFDYVVQQKPELCEESQPSMEAIASERHEEAEYTRRDERSEPPRRAQPSPDRRLEKISKKITVLKKNIAKYESEFEVKHGYSITQGERMTNVQLTRMYETLRQLQLEKKCIKADPVEYALKLQAAKQQKERDDKLNVALKSDKPMADVVVDIEEWVEGCRQAEGRASVPETNWTPAQLAAEKACVQRALLRLEAARGRPPAHSAERGAARHLYERYRAVKRALATHRPDSIIGGTNGELATIHEHETMLFNTSVDSSSDSQDKPSDTSQENEDALQSPPIRDGEELPSSTSSAPSATSEEAPNEGLHCLGLEELGRALAEAKMQKCILRRCIKDYEVNFEQQNSRKVQRDDKKSKEEEYQKYKTIKARIKLLNALINKQKTSA; this is translated from the exons ATGGTTCTATTGGAAATTCATCAG TGCCGTGAGCGTCACGAGCGGGAGAAGGAGAGGGAAGATATGGCAGCGCCCGAGTGCGAGAGGGAGGCACGCAAGCGTCGCGAGCGCCGCGACTCCGGCTGTGCTCATGAGCGGAAAGAGCGAAGACCTCACAGCGAGGAGCGGACGCCGCCACCTCCGCCCCCGCCTCCGCTACACGACCATAACAGACTTGAG TCGGAACGTCGTGCTGAAAGACTGTCCCGCGCCCGTCGGCCGCAACTGGGCGGCAAACGTCGTCGTGGCCCAGCACGTCTGCCGCGTCAACCCAAAGAGAACGATTACCACGATCACGGCCACGAAGACATTCGTATCGCCACACCGCCGTTCTTCGACTATGTCGTGCAACAAAAACCTGAAC tATGTGAAGAATCCCAGCCGTCAATGGAGGCTATTGCAAGCGAACGTCACGAAGAAGCAGAGTATACTCGTCGTGATGAACGCAGTGAGCCTCCGCGCCGCGCGCAACCCAGCCCGGATAGGAGGCTTGAGAAGATCAGCAAAAAG aTCACGGTCCTCAAGAAAAACATTGCCAAATACGAGAGCGAATTCGAAGTCAAACACGGCTACAGCATAACTCAGGGGGAACGTATGACGAATGTCCAACTGACTCGAATGTACGAAACGCTACGGCAGCTTCAACTGGAGAAGAAGTGCATCAAAGCTGATCCCGTGGAGTACGCCCTGAAGTTACAAGCAGCGAAACAGCAGAAGGAAAGAGATGATAAGCTGAACGTAGCTCTGAAGAGTGATAAGCCCATGGCTGATGTTGTGGTGGATATTGAAGAG tGGGTAGAAGGGTGTAGGCAGGCAGAGGGTAGAGCTTCTGTACCAGAAACGAACTGGACCCCAGCTCAGTTGGCGGCGGAGAAAGCTTGCGTCCAACGAGCCCTACTCCGACTCGAGGCCGCCCGGGGCAGGCCGCCCGCACACTCCGCGGAGAGGGGCGCGGCCCGACATCTCTATGAAAGATACAGAGCCGTCAAACGTGCCCTCGCTACACATAGACCTGATTCG ATAATCGGTGGCACTAATGGCGAGTTGGCCACAATACACGAACATGAAACGATGCTGTTCAACACGAGCGTTGACAGCTCCAGCGATTCGCAGGACAAACCTTCAGATACATCACAG GAGAATGAAGACGCTCTTCAATCACCGCCAATACGCGATGGCGAGGAGTTGCCGTCGTCGACTTCCTCCGCGCCCTCCGCCACCAGCGAGGAGGCACCCAACGAGGGGCTGCACTGTCTCGGCTTGGAGGAATTAGGGCGAGCACTCGCTGAGGCGAAGATGCAGAAATGT ATCCTTCGAAGGTGTATTAAAGACTACGAGGTCAACTTTGAACAACAGAATAGTAGGAAGGTGCAGCGAGACGATAAGAAAAGCAAGGAGGAGGAGTACCAGAAATATAAGACGATTAAAGCCAGGATCAAGTTATTGAATGCATTGATCAATAAACAGAAAACTTCTGCTtga
- the LOC116765867 gene encoding 27 kDa hemolymph protein-like has translation MSLLYKMSLDVGGSVRLQLGSTQDVISKKTNMIWKTILVAFLAVGVLAEYKVSDEQREHVKEMIKNVCKKNNAEDKVDEVVNKIKQFVDCLMGLFDFNTVRQEIEAAKPKGALDEVFKKYCEKSPQLKTCIHDVTAAVSPCLDQSQRERIPYADSATDQLIDFVCYKDGDRIAMFIAEGGPECFRDKASAIESCTTGIKSILSNFDEAKKLKLADQCKKVDELTSCVVKALEECDTPTPGNMAESLFRYIRKDSPCKNI, from the exons atgagtttattatataaaatgagtcTGGACGTCGGTGGCTCAGTTCGTCTACAACTTGGGTCGACTCAGGACGTGATTTCAAAAAAAACGAACATGATTTGGAAGACTATATTAGTCGCCTTTTTGGCTGTTG GTGTTTTAGCCGAATACAAGGTCAGCGATGAACAACGAGAGCATGTTaaagaaatgataaaaaatgtttgcaaAAAAAACAACGCTGAGGACAAAGTTGACGAAGTCGTT aacaaaattaaacagttCGTCGATTGTTTGATGGGTCTGTTTGATTTCAATACTGTTAGGCAAGAAATAGAGGCAGCTAAGCCCAAAGGAGCTCTTGACGAGGTGTTCAAAAA atactgCGAGAAGTCGCCTCAACTCAAGACGTGTATCCACGACGTGACCGCGGCCGTTTCGCCGTGTTTGGATCAGAGCCAGCGGGAGAGGATTCCTTATGCTGACTCAGCCACCGACCAGCTCATAGACTTCGTCTGCTATAAGGATGGTGATAGGATAGCGA TGTTCATCGCTGAAGGCGGTCCCGAATGTTTTAGAGACAAAGCATCCGCCATTGAGTCATGCACCACAGGCATCAAGAGTATTTTGAGCAACTTTGACGAAGCCAAAAAACTCAAACTGGCC GATCAATGCAAGAAGGTGGACGAGCTAACGTCATGCGTAGTGAAAGCATTAGAGGAATGCGACACACCCACACCAGGGAACATGGCAGAGTCGCTATTCAGATACATAAGGAAAGACTCGCCTTGCAAG aATATCTAA
- the LOC116765629 gene encoding protein FAM13A isoform X1: MVLLEIHQGYGHDSECSSERRVVISGHGWRAQCRERHEREKEREDMAAPECEREARKRRERRDSGCAHERKERRPHSEERTPPPPPPPPLHDHNRLESERRAERLSRARRPQLGGKRRRGPARLPRQPKENDYHDHGHEDIRIATPPFFDYVVQQKPELCEESQPSMEAIASERHEEAEYTRRDERSEPPRRAQPSPDRRLEKISKKITVLKKNIAKYESEFEVKHGYSITQGERMTNVQLTRMYETLRQLQLEKKCIKADPVEYALKLQAAKQQKERDDKLNVALKSDKPMADVVVDIEEWVEGCRQAEGRASVPETNWTPAQLAAEKACVQRALLRLEAARGRPPAHSAERGAARHLYERYRAVKRALATHRPDSIIGGTNGELATIHEHETMLFNTSVDSSSDSQDKPSDTSQENEDALQSPPIRDGEELPSSTSSAPSATSEEAPNEGLHCLGLEELGRALAEAKMQKCILRRCIKDYEVNFEQQNSRKVQRDDKKSKEEEYQKYKTIKARIKLLNALINKQKTSA, from the exons ATGGTTCTATTGGAAATTCATCAG GGCTACGGGCACGATTCAGAGTGCTCGAGCGAGCGACGTGTTGTAATATCTGGACACGGCTGGCGTGCGCAGTGCCGTGAGCGTCACGAGCGGGAGAAGGAGAGGGAAGATATGGCAGCGCCCGAGTGCGAGAGGGAGGCACGCAAGCGTCGCGAGCGCCGCGACTCCGGCTGTGCTCATGAGCGGAAAGAGCGAAGACCTCACAGCGAGGAGCGGACGCCGCCACCTCCGCCCCCGCCTCCGCTACACGACCATAACAGACTTGAG TCGGAACGTCGTGCTGAAAGACTGTCCCGCGCCCGTCGGCCGCAACTGGGCGGCAAACGTCGTCGTGGCCCAGCACGTCTGCCGCGTCAACCCAAAGAGAACGATTACCACGATCACGGCCACGAAGACATTCGTATCGCCACACCGCCGTTCTTCGACTATGTCGTGCAACAAAAACCTGAAC tATGTGAAGAATCCCAGCCGTCAATGGAGGCTATTGCAAGCGAACGTCACGAAGAAGCAGAGTATACTCGTCGTGATGAACGCAGTGAGCCTCCGCGCCGCGCGCAACCCAGCCCGGATAGGAGGCTTGAGAAGATCAGCAAAAAG aTCACGGTCCTCAAGAAAAACATTGCCAAATACGAGAGCGAATTCGAAGTCAAACACGGCTACAGCATAACTCAGGGGGAACGTATGACGAATGTCCAACTGACTCGAATGTACGAAACGCTACGGCAGCTTCAACTGGAGAAGAAGTGCATCAAAGCTGATCCCGTGGAGTACGCCCTGAAGTTACAAGCAGCGAAACAGCAGAAGGAAAGAGATGATAAGCTGAACGTAGCTCTGAAGAGTGATAAGCCCATGGCTGATGTTGTGGTGGATATTGAAGAG tGGGTAGAAGGGTGTAGGCAGGCAGAGGGTAGAGCTTCTGTACCAGAAACGAACTGGACCCCAGCTCAGTTGGCGGCGGAGAAAGCTTGCGTCCAACGAGCCCTACTCCGACTCGAGGCCGCCCGGGGCAGGCCGCCCGCACACTCCGCGGAGAGGGGCGCGGCCCGACATCTCTATGAAAGATACAGAGCCGTCAAACGTGCCCTCGCTACACATAGACCTGATTCG ATAATCGGTGGCACTAATGGCGAGTTGGCCACAATACACGAACATGAAACGATGCTGTTCAACACGAGCGTTGACAGCTCCAGCGATTCGCAGGACAAACCTTCAGATACATCACAG GAGAATGAAGACGCTCTTCAATCACCGCCAATACGCGATGGCGAGGAGTTGCCGTCGTCGACTTCCTCCGCGCCCTCCGCCACCAGCGAGGAGGCACCCAACGAGGGGCTGCACTGTCTCGGCTTGGAGGAATTAGGGCGAGCACTCGCTGAGGCGAAGATGCAGAAATGT ATCCTTCGAAGGTGTATTAAAGACTACGAGGTCAACTTTGAACAACAGAATAGTAGGAAGGTGCAGCGAGACGATAAGAAAAGCAAGGAGGAGGAGTACCAGAAATATAAGACGATTAAAGCCAGGATCAAGTTATTGAATGCATTGATCAATAAACAGAAAACTTCTGCTtga
- the LOC116765629 gene encoding protein FAM13A isoform X3 translates to MAAPECEREARKRRERRDSGCAHERKERRPHSEERTPPPPPPPPLHDHNRLESERRAERLSRARRPQLGGKRRRGPARLPRQPKENDYHDHGHEDIRIATPPFFDYVVQQKPELCEESQPSMEAIASERHEEAEYTRRDERSEPPRRAQPSPDRRLEKISKKITVLKKNIAKYESEFEVKHGYSITQGERMTNVQLTRMYETLRQLQLEKKCIKADPVEYALKLQAAKQQKERDDKLNVALKSDKPMADVVVDIEEWVEGCRQAEGRASVPETNWTPAQLAAEKACVQRALLRLEAARGRPPAHSAERGAARHLYERYRAVKRALATHRPDSIIGGTNGELATIHEHETMLFNTSVDSSSDSQDKPSDTSQENEDALQSPPIRDGEELPSSTSSAPSATSEEAPNEGLHCLGLEELGRALAEAKMQKCILRRCIKDYEVNFEQQNSRKVQRDDKKSKEEEYQKYKTIKARIKLLNALINKQKTSA, encoded by the exons ATGGCAGCGCCCGAGTGCGAGAGGGAGGCACGCAAGCGTCGCGAGCGCCGCGACTCCGGCTGTGCTCATGAGCGGAAAGAGCGAAGACCTCACAGCGAGGAGCGGACGCCGCCACCTCCGCCCCCGCCTCCGCTACACGACCATAACAGACTTGAG TCGGAACGTCGTGCTGAAAGACTGTCCCGCGCCCGTCGGCCGCAACTGGGCGGCAAACGTCGTCGTGGCCCAGCACGTCTGCCGCGTCAACCCAAAGAGAACGATTACCACGATCACGGCCACGAAGACATTCGTATCGCCACACCGCCGTTCTTCGACTATGTCGTGCAACAAAAACCTGAAC tATGTGAAGAATCCCAGCCGTCAATGGAGGCTATTGCAAGCGAACGTCACGAAGAAGCAGAGTATACTCGTCGTGATGAACGCAGTGAGCCTCCGCGCCGCGCGCAACCCAGCCCGGATAGGAGGCTTGAGAAGATCAGCAAAAAG aTCACGGTCCTCAAGAAAAACATTGCCAAATACGAGAGCGAATTCGAAGTCAAACACGGCTACAGCATAACTCAGGGGGAACGTATGACGAATGTCCAACTGACTCGAATGTACGAAACGCTACGGCAGCTTCAACTGGAGAAGAAGTGCATCAAAGCTGATCCCGTGGAGTACGCCCTGAAGTTACAAGCAGCGAAACAGCAGAAGGAAAGAGATGATAAGCTGAACGTAGCTCTGAAGAGTGATAAGCCCATGGCTGATGTTGTGGTGGATATTGAAGAG tGGGTAGAAGGGTGTAGGCAGGCAGAGGGTAGAGCTTCTGTACCAGAAACGAACTGGACCCCAGCTCAGTTGGCGGCGGAGAAAGCTTGCGTCCAACGAGCCCTACTCCGACTCGAGGCCGCCCGGGGCAGGCCGCCCGCACACTCCGCGGAGAGGGGCGCGGCCCGACATCTCTATGAAAGATACAGAGCCGTCAAACGTGCCCTCGCTACACATAGACCTGATTCG ATAATCGGTGGCACTAATGGCGAGTTGGCCACAATACACGAACATGAAACGATGCTGTTCAACACGAGCGTTGACAGCTCCAGCGATTCGCAGGACAAACCTTCAGATACATCACAG GAGAATGAAGACGCTCTTCAATCACCGCCAATACGCGATGGCGAGGAGTTGCCGTCGTCGACTTCCTCCGCGCCCTCCGCCACCAGCGAGGAGGCACCCAACGAGGGGCTGCACTGTCTCGGCTTGGAGGAATTAGGGCGAGCACTCGCTGAGGCGAAGATGCAGAAATGT ATCCTTCGAAGGTGTATTAAAGACTACGAGGTCAACTTTGAACAACAGAATAGTAGGAAGGTGCAGCGAGACGATAAGAAAAGCAAGGAGGAGGAGTACCAGAAATATAAGACGATTAAAGCCAGGATCAAGTTATTGAATGCATTGATCAATAAACAGAAAACTTCTGCTtga
- the LOC116765685 gene encoding 27 kDa glycoprotein-like isoform X2, producing MLNYFLLFVCIGTVLAQEPSLDDALASLPPELQGKVDENQINELKNKSVQLFQKKCDENGGLDAFPKAENAFQVFKDCIQDLVNPEVLQKEIKDATPTGQVDEVFKKYCYKKPDFKGCFQNMTETIKPCFSVEEQKNLKTIYNISEQLAEFICFKDGDRIALFISENGPECITEKQEAIEECFNKTLGADLKIHQENFSIDNLPKIQFTDKECGQFADLQKCVVSSLESCEAPTSANIMESLFKFARKATPCKELPEKGFNSANTLTVRSFAMVAILFSLII from the exons atgttaaattattttcttctatttGTTTGTATTG gTACGGTGTTAGCTCAAGAACCTAGTTTAGATGATGCACTTGCATCCTTACCCCCAGAACTTCAAGGCAAAGTTGATGAGAACCagataaatgaattaaaaaataaatcagtacAACTATTCCAGAAGAAATGTGATGAGAATGGAGGTTTGGATGCTTTTCCAAAGGCAGAG aACGCGTTCCAAGTTTTCAAAGATTGCATCCAAGATCTGGTAAATCCAGAAGTTTTGCAGAAGGAAATCAAAGACGCCACGCCGACAGGTCAAGTCGACGAAGTGTTCAAGAA gtaCTGCTACAAGAAACCAGATTTCAAAGGCTGCTTCCAGAACATGACTGAGACGATAAAGCCTTGTTTCTCAGTTGAAGAACAAAAGAATCTCAAAACTATATACAACATCTCGGAACAATTGGCGGAGTTTATATGTTTCAAGGACGGTGATAGAATCGCAT TGTTCATCTCAGAAAATGGTCCGGAATGTATAACTGAGAAACAGGAAGCGATCGAGGAGTGCTTCAACAAGACGCTAGGCGCTGACTTGAAAATACACCAAGAAAACTTCTCCATAGACAACCTTCCCAAGATACAGTTTACG GACAAAGAGTGCGGCCAATTCGCTGATCTTCAAAAGTGCGTGGTGTCGTCCTTGGAGTCGTGTGAGGCGCCAACGTCTGCCAACATCATGGAATCGCTGTTCAAGTTCGCTAGAAAAGCAACCCCATGCAAGGAATTACCG GAAAAGGGCTTCAATTCAGCGAACACGTTAACTGTGAGATCCTTTGCCATGGTTGCAATACTATTCTCTTTAATCATATAA
- the LOC116765875 gene encoding putative uncharacterized protein DDB_G0291608 encodes MPAVTSITVEEHNDDDQKMWNALKRYIIRERQRKKEEYEAEVEEERLRKEREARERQDVMTLEQTKEQIDQLEQKLKELEKEKQQLFMQLKRVLNEDETRKRQQQKETNEMQPMKMPMGNLQIPMFPMQSSTGQDPQQSQGRAPLSSHILNKNKHSNYMLFPQQPNIVRGPMQSSVKRPRSPSPTYALYAHRLHQPPMKQHAVYSDHKVEDNRMGRQMARAVLWNKSNQYSNVGSTVSSYYPMPTSGVVGVVAERPPPLLYPHHAHTPHTPHAHTPHTPHQHHTNLMYAPAQPLYLDMLKNRDGHQETKKDTQPQVLIGLSEAHPSVSSGVVYATPPPSSRHLSIHPAPQHSNMQNTKPGSITQGYPVQQSSSTQSAMYQNRHRY; translated from the exons ATGCCTGCTGTTACCTCAATAACAGTTGAAGAACATAATGATGATGATCAGAAAATGTGGAATGCCCTTAAAAGATACATTATACGTGAgagacaaagaaaaaaagaag AATATGAAGCGGAAGTTGAAGAAGAAAGATTAAGAAAGGAACGAGAAGCAAGAGAAAGGCAAGATGTGATGACACTTG AACAAACAAAAGAGCAAATAGACCAACTGGaacaaaaattaaaggaaTTGGAGAAAGAAAAGCAACAGTTATTCATGCAACTTAAAAGAGTGCTTAATGAAGATGAAACCAGAAAGAGACAGCAACAAAAGGAAACTAA tgAAATGCAACCTATGAAGATGCCGATGGGTAATTTACAAATACCAATGTTTCCGATGCAATCCTCAACTGGCCAGGACCCTCAACAGTCTCAAGGAAGAGCTCCGCTATCTTcacatatattgaataag aacaagCATTCAAACTACATGCTGTTTCCACAACAACCGAACATAGTAAGAGGTCCAATGCAATCTTCTGTTAAGAGACCAAGGAGTCCGTCACCAACATATGCTCTGTACGCACACAGACTGCATCAACCACCAATGAAACAACATGCGGTCTACTCTGATCATA AAGTAGAGGACAATCGAATGGGCCGCCAAATGGCGCGCGCTGTGCTTTGGAACA aATCAAATCAGTATTCAAATGTGGGCTCTACTGTGTCATCGTACTACCCGATGCCCACGTCCGGCGTAGTGGGCGTTGTGGCCGAGCGTCCACCGCCATTGCTGTACCCTCACCACGCCCACACACCACATACTCCTCATGCTCACACACCGCATACGCCACACCAACATCATACAAATCTTATGTACGCGCCCGCGCAACCTCTTTACCTGGACATGCTAAAGAATAGGGACGGACATCAGGAGACTAAGAAGGATACGCAA CCCCAAGTTCTGATCGGCCTCAGCGAAGCTCACCCATCAGTGAGCAGTGGGGTGGTGTACGCGACCCCACCACCCTCCAGCAGACACCTCTCGATACACCCGGCGCCACAGCACTCCAACATGCAA AACACAAAACCAGGCAGTATAACTCAAGGGTATCCCGTGCAACAGTCGTCTTCCACCCAGAGCGCCATGTATCAGAACAGACATCGTTATTAG